In bacterium, a single window of DNA contains:
- a CDS encoding VCBS repeat-containing protein — protein MRRVRIATTLALVLAFCAPAPSGGLIAFQARREIDLGGEATAAVFTAGTDRRALVATADGLSVLRYDGGAVGRGERSSDGRGARILVAGPDLVAFATRDAHRISISRLGPRGLPERPQDIELPAPPRAARWFPLDQRPGLAVLHDDGLSVLTRDGANWQRRDLAAPRFAADVAAADVDADGRADLILADQTGSALVVLHGGGDGTFESAGTLPSARGARRLIAADLDGDQRTDLLVIGDDGLFWHRLGADGRLSPPQLLWKSPHLADASVADLSGDGRPDVVVADRSAGTAVVLLGSGDGHVRDSGAYLVGAGPETILAGDVDGDGHADLLAFGRLGSGGTWLRGRGDGSFDGIPCTLASFGALSALVSEDFDGDEHPDLAAVSEDSGLLGIFIGLGDGRFRALPPISVGRRPRGLAVGDFNQDDKPDLAVAVFGGDAVAVLLGDGAGHFSAPRQIAVGGGPLAISVGSFASPISTDLAVVNSLSDSVSILYGDGHGQFSKVVNQPVPARPSFLIVGDTNQDGNQDLVVGSNYSETVAILLGNGAGLEAPTTSKLDGTAKPSLAEDFDGDGHMDLVNPDELGGAIEILPGEHPREFGKPIRLAVGRAPQALATGDFDRDGRIDIAVADRIGQTIAILFNRSPKSPPPVAGGLRRAAAD, from the coding sequence ATGCGACGCGTCCGTATCGCCACGACTCTCGCCCTCGTGCTGGCGTTCTGCGCGCCGGCGCCGAGCGGCGGGCTGATCGCGTTCCAGGCGCGGCGCGAGATCGATCTCGGCGGCGAGGCGACCGCGGCGGTCTTCACGGCCGGGACCGACCGGCGGGCGCTGGTGGCGACGGCGGACGGTCTGAGCGTCCTGCGCTACGACGGCGGCGCGGTCGGCCGCGGCGAGCGCAGCAGCGACGGCCGCGGCGCCCGCATCCTGGTCGCCGGCCCCGATCTGGTCGCGTTCGCGACGCGCGACGCGCACCGGATTTCGATCTCCCGGCTGGGGCCGCGCGGCCTGCCCGAGCGTCCGCAGGACATCGAGCTGCCGGCTCCGCCGCGCGCCGCCCGTTGGTTCCCGCTGGATCAGCGCCCGGGGCTCGCCGTGCTGCACGACGACGGCCTGAGCGTGCTCACCCGCGACGGCGCCAATTGGCAGCGCCGCGACCTGGCGGCACCGCGTTTCGCCGCCGACGTGGCGGCCGCCGACGTCGACGCCGACGGTCGCGCCGACCTCATCCTGGCCGACCAGACCGGCAGCGCTCTCGTCGTGCTGCACGGCGGCGGGGACGGCACGTTCGAGTCGGCGGGGACCCTCCCCAGCGCCCGCGGTGCCCGGCGCCTCATCGCCGCCGACCTCGATGGCGACCAGCGGACGGATCTGCTGGTGATCGGTGACGATGGCCTCTTCTGGCATCGGCTCGGCGCTGACGGCCGCCTGTCGCCGCCGCAGTTGCTCTGGAAGTCGCCCCACCTCGCCGACGCCAGCGTCGCCGACCTGTCCGGCGACGGCCGACCGGATGTCGTCGTCGCCGACCGCAGCGCCGGCACCGCGGTGGTGCTGCTGGGCAGCGGCGATGGACACGTGCGCGACAGCGGCGCCTACCTGGTCGGCGCGGGTCCGGAAACCATCCTCGCCGGCGACGTCGACGGCGACGGCCACGCCGACCTGCTGGCCTTCGGCCGCCTCGGGAGCGGCGGCACCTGGCTGCGCGGCCGCGGCGACGGCAGCTTCGATGGCATCCCCTGCACGCTGGCGTCGTTCGGCGCGCTGAGCGCCCTGGTGAGCGAGGACTTCGACGGCGACGAGCATCCCGACCTGGCGGCGGTGAGCGAGGACAGCGGCCTGCTCGGCATCTTCATCGGCCTCGGCGACGGCCGCTTCCGCGCCCTGCCGCCGATCAGCGTCGGCCGCCGGCCGCGCGGCCTGGCGGTCGGCGACTTCAACCAGGACGACAAGCCCGACCTGGCGGTGGCGGTGTTCGGCGGCGACGCGGTGGCGGTGCTGCTCGGCGACGGCGCGGGCCATTTCTCCGCCCCGCGCCAGATCGCCGTCGGCGGCGGCCCGCTGGCGATCAGCGTCGGCAGCTTCGCCAGCCCGATCAGCACCGACCTCGCGGTCGTCAACTCGCTCAGCGACAGCGTCTCGATTCTCTACGGCGACGGTCATGGCCAGTTCTCCAAGGTGGTCAACCAGCCGGTGCCGGCCCGTCCCAGCTTCCTGATCGTCGGCGACACCAATCAGGACGGCAACCAGGATCTGGTGGTCGGCAGCAACTACAGCGAGACCGTCGCGATCCTGCTCGGCAACGGCGCCGGCCTGGAGGCGCCGACCACCAGCAAACTGGACGGCACCGCCAAGCCGTCGCTGGCCGAGGACTTCGACGGCGACGGCCACATGGACCTGGTCAACCCGGACGAGCTCGGCGGCGCGATCGAGATTCTACCCGGGGAACACCCGCGCGAGTTCGGCAAGCCGATCCGCCTGGCGGTCGGGCGCGCGCCGCAGGCGCTCGCCACCGGCGACTTCGACCGCGACGGCAGGATCGACATCGCGGTCGCCGACCGCATCGGGCAGACTATCGCCATCCTCTTCAATCGCAGCCCGAAATCGCCGCCCCCGGTCGCCGGGGGTCTGCGGCGGGCGGCAGCCGATTGA
- a CDS encoding SRPBCC family protein: MSLDAAQEVAVEIAASQAECFAAILDFERYPEWSSAVTQARILERDRAGVGRIVEFHIDAKIKTLRYVLEYQHKKPTQLTWHSIDGDIESIEGIYRFKKLAPTRTEASCRQEIRLGFWLPGPLRRLAERTALAQSVNEFKAHVERAADPAPRSRSGRRAS, from the coding sequence ATGTCGCTGGATGCCGCGCAGGAGGTGGCGGTCGAGATCGCCGCCTCGCAAGCCGAGTGCTTCGCCGCCATTCTCGACTTCGAGCGCTACCCGGAGTGGTCGTCGGCCGTCACCCAGGCCCGCATCCTCGAGCGCGATCGCGCCGGCGTCGGCCGCATCGTCGAGTTCCACATCGACGCCAAGATCAAGACCCTGCGCTACGTGCTGGAGTATCAGCACAAGAAGCCGACGCAGCTCACCTGGCACTCGATCGACGGCGACATCGAGTCCATCGAGGGCATCTACCGCTTCAAGAAGCTGGCCCCGACCCGCACCGAAGCCTCCTGCCGACAGGAGATCCGGCTCGGATTCTGGCTGCCCGGACCGCTCCGCCGGCTGGCGGAACGCACCGCGCTCGCCCAGTCGGTCAACGAGTTCAAAGCCCACGTCGAGCGGGCCGCCGATCCGGCACCGCGCTCCCGCTCCGGTCGCCGCGCGAGCTGA
- a CDS encoding cache domain-containing protein encodes MPSESPSEVAAQQRAAASARRLLAVAAAVVALAVFGLAEIGARRADAVAARAAALHLDAVRAAAQAAALATWARLEDGVRRLAADEATARALLELAQASRVSESDPRIDAGALAPQRAALAAHLAQWYAPLGERRPPFDDAIGLPAMRRAQWLQAQYVAGAGLATDGAFADAHARWHPGLAATAAEQGVADLMLVRASDGLVVYDVAKTPVFQTSLLDGAFSDSRLGALYRRSRGAARGSLLRADFAPFAAARGQALAFLAAPVMVDGEPIGSVIAAVDAGALDRALSAGGAWDALGLGASGDVVLVGPDGGPRSTPRRGADAERPLAPALLSGDEGGALPYEVDGRPMLASVGAPGFGELGWRVVATRAADDAQRDAAAARRTLFAAAAGIAGLVIAALAGLVWWGSLPLRHLAGSLARLRLNDPRARVPVLGGGEAAAIALQVNGLVEQHRSERAASRQQHERDARALAEAVDGWQPGEPPPRLPAAGALAPIGTALARLADRLDDARRVARLVPPPAAEALRAAAERLRRDVERNLDALGAAEEATRHAGRRLEQARALAADVATGNAHVERAVRAEQASVRELAAELARADAAAGAQRAVGHRALAALGSGAAAAAALVDELSVLAVNAALQSAPAADDVLAESARMAVERAERVGTELDGTLTTARAALDASATDAAAPAASLAGVAHDLEALVGLLEQARQGVGALGAALRTSADGGVEAAVQAAVDSARRLRQTAELVASEAAAVAGSAAAAAEA; translated from the coding sequence GTGCCGAGTGAGTCGCCCTCCGAGGTCGCCGCGCAGCAGCGCGCCGCCGCCAGCGCCCGGCGCCTGCTGGCGGTCGCCGCGGCGGTGGTCGCGCTGGCGGTGTTCGGCCTGGCCGAGATCGGCGCGCGGCGCGCCGACGCGGTGGCGGCGCGCGCCGCCGCGCTTCACCTCGACGCGGTGCGCGCCGCGGCGCAGGCGGCCGCGCTGGCGACCTGGGCGCGCCTCGAGGACGGGGTGCGGCGCCTGGCGGCGGACGAGGCGACGGCGCGTGCCCTGCTGGAGCTGGCGCAGGCGAGCCGGGTGAGCGAGAGCGATCCGCGCATCGACGCCGGCGCGCTGGCGCCGCAGCGGGCCGCCCTCGCCGCCCACCTGGCGCAGTGGTACGCGCCGCTGGGCGAACGGCGGCCGCCCTTCGACGACGCGATCGGCCTGCCGGCGATGCGGCGGGCGCAGTGGCTGCAGGCGCAGTACGTCGCCGGCGCCGGCCTGGCGACCGACGGCGCCTTTGCCGATGCGCACGCCCGCTGGCATCCGGGCCTGGCCGCCACGGCCGCCGAACAGGGCGTCGCCGACCTCATGCTGGTGCGGGCCAGCGACGGCCTCGTGGTCTACGACGTCGCCAAGACGCCGGTGTTCCAGACCAGCCTGCTCGACGGCGCCTTCTCCGATTCCCGCCTCGGGGCGCTGTATCGCCGCAGTCGCGGGGCCGCGCGCGGCAGCCTGCTGCGCGCCGATTTCGCTCCCTTCGCCGCGGCGCGCGGCCAGGCGCTGGCGTTTCTCGCCGCCCCGGTGATGGTCGACGGCGAGCCCATTGGCAGCGTCATCGCCGCGGTCGACGCCGGCGCGCTCGATCGCGCCCTGTCGGCCGGCGGCGCCTGGGACGCGCTCGGCCTCGGCGCGAGCGGCGACGTCGTCCTCGTCGGACCCGACGGCGGGCCGCGCAGCACGCCGCGCCGCGGCGCGGACGCGGAGCGCCCGCTGGCGCCGGCGCTGCTGAGCGGCGACGAAGGCGGCGCGCTGCCGTACGAGGTCGACGGCCGCCCCATGCTGGCCTCGGTCGGCGCTCCCGGGTTCGGCGAGCTCGGCTGGCGGGTGGTGGCGACGCGGGCCGCCGACGACGCGCAGCGCGACGCCGCCGCGGCGCGGCGCACGCTCTTCGCCGCCGCGGCCGGGATCGCCGGGCTGGTCATCGCCGCGCTCGCCGGGCTCGTCTGGTGGGGCTCGCTGCCGCTGCGCCACCTCGCCGGATCCCTGGCGCGGTTGCGGCTGAACGATCCCCGCGCCCGGGTGCCGGTGCTGGGCGGCGGCGAGGCGGCGGCGATCGCGCTGCAGGTGAACGGACTGGTCGAACAGCATCGCAGCGAGCGCGCCGCCAGCCGCCAGCAGCACGAGCGCGACGCCCGGGCGCTGGCCGAGGCGGTCGACGGCTGGCAGCCCGGCGAGCCGCCGCCGCGCCTGCCGGCGGCCGGCGCGCTGGCGCCGATCGGCACCGCGCTGGCGCGTCTCGCCGACCGCCTGGACGACGCGCGGCGGGTGGCGCGCCTCGTTCCACCGCCCGCCGCCGAGGCGCTGCGCGCCGCCGCCGAGCGGCTCCGCCGCGACGTCGAGCGCAACCTCGACGCCCTGGGCGCGGCCGAGGAGGCGACGCGCCACGCCGGTCGGCGCCTCGAGCAGGCGCGGGCGCTCGCCGCCGACGTCGCCACCGGCAACGCGCACGTCGAGCGGGCCGTGCGCGCCGAACAGGCGAGCGTGCGCGAGTTGGCCGCCGAGCTGGCGCGCGCCGACGCTGCCGCCGGCGCGCAGCGCGCGGTTGGGCACCGCGCCCTGGCGGCCCTCGGCAGCGGCGCGGCGGCGGCGGCGGCGCTGGTCGACGAGCTGAGCGTGCTGGCGGTCAACGCCGCGCTCCAGTCGGCGCCGGCCGCCGACGATGTCCTGGCGGAGAGCGCCCGCATGGCCGTCGAGCGCGCCGAGCGGGTGGGCACGGAGCTCGACGGCACGCTCACCACGGCGCGCGCCGCGCTCGACGCGAGCGCGACCGACGCGGCGGCGCCGGCGGCGTCCCTGGCCGGCGTCGCGCACGACCTCGAGGCGCTGGTCGGCCTGCTCGAACAGGCGCGGCAGGGGGTCGGCGCGCTCGGCGCGGCGCTGCGCACGAGCGCTGACGGCGGGGTCGAGGCCGCGGTGCAGGCGGCGGTCGACAGCGCCCGCCGCCTGCGCCAGACCGCCGAGCTGGTCGCCAGCGAGGCGGCCGCGGTGGCCGGCAGCGCGGCCGCGGCGGCGGAGGCGTGA
- a CDS encoding ABC transporter substrate-binding protein, translating into MYALGKRVDAIDAWQRAWADGTASDQAFLRSRIQETGDQLTVAERDELADTLTQPDVRTILGLGAPNELGAPPMPPPLAAAPTAAQQRQAAAESEADTAAGYQALEAAPLPLGDQAAGDALAAGAQVACLLPLTGPDRASGQQALNGLRRAFAGDASTLLVRDTGGDPDLAARLADALAADVNVLAIIGPTQDRTAAAVAPIAERAQLPTVLLTNASGLTGAYVLRSGIASSQGAQGLAYDTGVMVRDAIADGARSRGALLAALRQQTRRGDNAGAGSLANGDR; encoded by the coding sequence ATGTACGCGCTCGGCAAACGCGTCGATGCGATCGACGCCTGGCAGCGGGCGTGGGCCGATGGCACCGCCTCCGATCAGGCGTTCCTGCGCTCGCGCATCCAGGAAACCGGCGACCAGCTCACCGTCGCCGAGCGCGACGAGCTGGCGGACACGCTCACCCAACCGGACGTGCGCACGATCCTCGGGTTGGGCGCGCCGAACGAGCTCGGGGCGCCGCCGATGCCGCCGCCGCTGGCGGCCGCGCCGACCGCCGCCCAGCAGCGACAGGCGGCGGCCGAGTCCGAGGCCGACACCGCGGCGGGCTATCAGGCGCTCGAAGCCGCGCCGCTGCCGCTCGGCGATCAGGCGGCCGGCGACGCGCTGGCGGCGGGCGCCCAAGTCGCCTGCCTGCTGCCGCTGACCGGTCCCGACCGCGCCAGCGGCCAACAGGCGCTGAACGGCCTGCGGCGGGCTTTCGCCGGCGATGCCAGCACGCTGCTGGTGCGCGACACCGGCGGCGACCCCGATCTCGCGGCGCGCCTGGCGGACGCGCTGGCCGCCGACGTCAACGTCCTGGCGATCATCGGGCCGACCCAGGATCGCACCGCCGCCGCGGTGGCGCCGATCGCCGAGCGCGCGCAGCTCCCGACGGTGCTGCTGACCAACGCCAGCGGGCTGACCGGCGCCTACGTCCTGCGCTCGGGCATCGCCAGCAGCCAGGGCGCCCAGGGACTGGCCTACGACACCGGCGTCATGGTGCGCGACGCCATCGCCGACGGCGCCCGTTCGCGCGGCGCGCTGCTCGCCGCCCTGCGCCAGCAGACGCGGCGCGGCGACAACGCCGGCGCCGGCTCCCTCGCCAACGGCGATCGCTGA
- a CDS encoding 2-dehydropantoate 2-reductase encodes MGSGGIGGIVAASLSEHGPAPSVVTHNPAIAAAINADGFVVQDGERARAVPGRATVVLPNDAGIFDVVFLATQPPQVRAAARAALPHLHPRGVMVCLQNGLCESHVAEVAGEERVVGAIVVWGASMTRPGVYERTSAGGFVVGRLDGRDDPRLALVRDLLAPIGEVEITHNLLGARWSKLAINCAISSLGAIGGERLGELLRHRFVRRLGLEVMSEAVAVARRRGVRLEKVSGTLDLGWVALTPADVSGAGSPSLLAKHALLLAVGAKYRRLRSSMLLAIERGREPAVDFLNGEVVRAGAALRIPTPINQRIQDYIHAIARRELRPALGLLRRLYDESRGAAYAAVAQQAP; translated from the coding sequence ATGGGCAGCGGCGGCATCGGCGGCATCGTCGCCGCCAGTCTGAGCGAACACGGGCCGGCCCCGAGCGTCGTCACGCACAATCCGGCGATCGCCGCGGCCATCAACGCCGACGGCTTCGTCGTCCAGGACGGCGAGCGCGCGCGCGCCGTGCCCGGCCGCGCGACGGTGGTCCTGCCCAACGACGCCGGCATCTTCGACGTCGTCTTCCTGGCCACGCAGCCGCCGCAGGTGCGGGCGGCGGCGCGCGCCGCCCTGCCCCACCTGCATCCGCGCGGCGTGATGGTGTGCCTGCAGAACGGGCTCTGCGAGTCGCACGTCGCCGAGGTCGCGGGCGAGGAGCGGGTGGTGGGCGCCATCGTGGTCTGGGGCGCGTCGATGACCCGGCCCGGCGTCTACGAACGCACCTCCGCCGGCGGCTTCGTGGTCGGGCGCCTCGACGGCCGCGACGATCCGCGCCTGGCGCTGGTGCGCGATCTGCTGGCGCCGATCGGCGAGGTCGAGATCACCCACAACCTGCTCGGCGCGCGCTGGAGCAAGCTGGCGATCAACTGCGCCATCAGCTCGCTCGGCGCCATCGGCGGCGAGCGCCTGGGCGAGTTGCTGCGCCACCGCTTCGTCCGCCGGCTGGGCCTCGAGGTGATGAGCGAGGCGGTGGCGGTCGCCCGCCGCCGCGGCGTCCGGTTGGAGAAGGTGTCGGGCACGCTCGACCTCGGCTGGGTGGCCCTGACGCCGGCCGACGTGAGCGGCGCCGGCTCGCCGTCGCTGCTCGCCAAGCACGCCCTGCTGCTGGCGGTCGGCGCCAAGTACCGCCGCCTGCGGTCGTCGATGCTGCTCGCCATCGAGCGCGGGCGCGAACCGGCGGTCGATTTCCTCAACGGCGAGGTGGTCCGCGCCGGCGCCGCGCTGCGCATCCCGACGCCGATCAACCAGCGCATCCAGGACTACATCCACGCCATCGCGCGGCGCGAATTGCGGCCCGCCCTGGGGCTGCTGCGCCGCCTGTACGACGAGAGCCGCGGCGCCGCCTACGCGGCGGTCGCCCAGCAGGCGCCGTAG
- a CDS encoding DUF1232 domain-containing protein, which translates to MTRMGRAAFLASGAVGVAARGAAIAAQLRRVSPAQLRQFLARIELSARFLRDVARGTYPHVPWRTAAALAAALAYFVAPFDAVPDVIPVGGLLDDAAVLSLVFGAAEADLRRYCAWRGADAEPYFGAADAAAR; encoded by the coding sequence ATGACGCGAATGGGCCGTGCGGCGTTTCTCGCCAGCGGCGCCGTCGGCGTGGCGGCGCGCGGCGCGGCGATCGCCGCGCAACTGCGGCGCGTGAGCCCGGCGCAACTGCGCCAGTTCCTCGCCCGCATCGAATTGAGCGCGCGATTCCTGCGCGACGTCGCGCGCGGGACCTATCCGCACGTCCCGTGGCGCACCGCCGCTGCCCTGGCGGCGGCGCTGGCCTACTTCGTCGCCCCGTTCGACGCGGTGCCGGATGTCATTCCGGTCGGCGGCCTGCTCGACGACGCGGCGGTGCTGTCGCTGGTGTTCGGGGCCGCGGAGGCGGACCTGCGCCGCTACTGCGCCTGGCGCGGCGCCGACGCCGAGCCGTACTTCGGCGCCGCCGACGCCGCCGCGCGCTGA
- a CDS encoding response regulator, translating into MTVAGAGNAPLVDGLAAVFAAELDEQLHAALAAWPRASVAATRPDAFRELSRIFHTIKGGAGLVGRAELAAAARILERFFADPDAASAPEQGVLDAVFAAASLPPPALASLLQGLLAGEADAVQTLPAALVPVSVGDLWLALPLRAVERAVSINTPEPSLPIVVGERQLAALRLADLVSAPAPPPRAVALVLRAGGALVVDRVRPPVSLLVEPPSRLLALHPWLAGAAVDPRGRPLPVLDAERLLAAFSARLSPAQAAESGRRVLVVDDSLVAREAAAAALRQAGVTFDVARDGREALVKLERGQYAVVLSDLEMPHLDGFGLVEHLRASARLRHQPVVVCSSRLDEDARRRLSPLGVGGYIDKPFVAGELLAALRPWLAANAETAVVETAVETAV; encoded by the coding sequence GTGACCGTGGCGGGCGCGGGCAACGCCCCGCTGGTCGACGGCCTGGCGGCCGTGTTCGCGGCCGAGCTCGACGAGCAGTTGCATGCGGCGCTCGCCGCCTGGCCGCGCGCCTCCGTCGCCGCGACGCGCCCGGACGCGTTCCGCGAGCTATCGCGCATCTTCCACACCATCAAGGGCGGGGCAGGGCTGGTCGGCCGCGCCGAGCTGGCCGCGGCGGCGCGGATCCTGGAGCGCTTCTTCGCCGATCCGGACGCCGCCAGCGCGCCCGAGCAGGGCGTGCTCGACGCCGTCTTCGCCGCCGCGTCGCTGCCGCCGCCGGCGTTGGCGTCGCTGCTGCAGGGGCTGCTCGCCGGCGAGGCGGACGCCGTCCAGACGCTGCCGGCGGCGCTCGTGCCGGTGTCGGTCGGCGACCTGTGGCTGGCCCTGCCGCTGCGCGCCGTCGAGCGGGCGGTCTCGATCAACACCCCGGAGCCGAGTCTGCCGATCGTGGTCGGCGAGCGGCAGCTCGCCGCCCTGCGCCTCGCCGATCTGGTGTCCGCCCCGGCGCCACCGCCGCGCGCCGTGGCCCTGGTGCTGCGCGCCGGCGGCGCCCTGGTGGTCGATCGCGTGCGCCCGCCGGTGTCACTGCTGGTCGAGCCCCCGAGCCGCCTGTTGGCCCTCCACCCCTGGCTGGCAGGCGCCGCCGTCGATCCCCGCGGCCGCCCGCTGCCGGTGCTCGATGCCGAGCGATTGCTGGCGGCGTTCTCGGCCCGCCTGTCGCCGGCGCAGGCGGCGGAGAGCGGCCGCCGCGTGCTGGTGGTCGACGACTCGCTGGTGGCACGCGAGGCCGCGGCCGCGGCCCTGCGTCAGGCCGGGGTCACCTTCGACGTCGCCCGTGACGGCCGCGAGGCGCTGGTCAAGTTGGAGCGCGGGCAGTACGCGGTGGTGCTCAGCGATCTCGAGATGCCACACCTCGACGGTTTCGGCCTGGTCGAGCATCTGCGCGCCAGCGCCCGTCTCCGCCATCAACCCGTGGTGGTCTGCAGCTCGCGCCTGGACGAGGATGCCCGCCGCCGGCTGTCACCGCTCGGCGTCGGCGGGTACATCGACAAGCCCTTCGTCGCCGGCGAGCTGCTGGCGGCGCTGCGGCCCTGGCTGGCGGCGAATGCCGAGACCGCGGTGGTCGAGACCGCGGTCGAGACCGCGGTTTGA
- a CDS encoding chemotaxis protein CheW — protein MDAEEREAFCIVERGQRRLALPASALRRVLSGGTLTPLPCVPAHVVGLVSDRGAPLPVVCIDPWIDEPIRACRSGEPVLVLECGGLRFGIVVDRVGAVGWLPAFADDAGGEKTGGGAVIGAERDADGGPLSLLDPTALASALVAATDAGFLAGGDARAE, from the coding sequence ATGGACGCCGAGGAACGGGAAGCCTTCTGCATCGTCGAACGCGGGCAGCGACGACTGGCGCTGCCGGCGAGCGCGCTGCGCCGCGTCCTGAGCGGCGGCACGCTGACGCCACTGCCCTGCGTGCCGGCGCACGTCGTCGGCCTGGTCAGTGATCGCGGCGCGCCGCTGCCGGTGGTGTGCATCGACCCGTGGATCGACGAGCCGATCCGCGCCTGTCGTTCCGGCGAGCCGGTGCTGGTGCTGGAGTGCGGCGGGCTGCGCTTCGGGATCGTCGTCGACCGCGTCGGCGCGGTCGGCTGGCTGCCGGCGTTCGCGGACGACGCGGGCGGCGAGAAGACGGGCGGCGGCGCGGTGATCGGCGCCGAGCGGGACGCCGACGGCGGTCCGCTGTCCCTGCTCGATCCGACGGCGTTGGCGAGCGCGCTGGTGGCGGCGACCGACGCCGGGTTCCTGGCCGGCGGAGACGCGCGTGCCGAGTGA
- a CDS encoding flap endonuclease, giving the protein MQLHLIDATFELFRAFYGQPARRAPDGREVGAVRGLVRSTLPLLRDPAISHLAAATDHVIESFRNRLYPGYKTGEGIDPALWSQFPLAEDALRALGIVVWPMVELEADDALATAAARFAAASERVVLLSPDKDLAQCVRGRHVVTHDRIRGTTYDEDAVRAKFGVGPRSIPDLLALTGDSADGFPGIPGWGRKSAAAVLAAYQTIDAIPDDPTRWTVNVRGRERLAATLSARRHEALLYKTLATLRTDAPLAESLDDLRWRGIPRRAFRDLCDRLGLGAFATSDVRWIDD; this is encoded by the coding sequence ATGCAACTGCACCTGATCGACGCCACCTTCGAGCTCTTCCGCGCCTTCTACGGCCAACCCGCCCGCCGCGCTCCCGACGGCCGCGAGGTGGGCGCGGTGCGCGGCCTCGTCCGCTCCACCCTGCCGCTGCTGCGCGACCCCGCGATCTCCCACCTCGCGGCCGCGACCGACCACGTCATCGAGTCGTTCCGCAACCGGCTCTACCCCGGCTACAAGACCGGCGAGGGCATCGACCCGGCCCTGTGGTCCCAGTTCCCGCTCGCCGAGGACGCGCTGCGCGCGCTCGGCATCGTCGTCTGGCCGATGGTCGAGCTCGAAGCCGACGATGCGCTGGCCACCGCGGCGGCCCGTTTCGCCGCCGCCAGCGAACGCGTCGTTCTCCTGTCGCCCGACAAGGACCTCGCCCAGTGCGTCCGCGGCCGGCACGTCGTCACCCACGACCGCATCCGCGGCACCACCTACGACGAGGACGCCGTGCGGGCGAAGTTCGGCGTCGGCCCGCGCTCGATCCCCGACCTGCTCGCCCTCACCGGCGACAGCGCCGACGGCTTCCCCGGCATCCCGGGCTGGGGACGAAAGTCGGCGGCCGCCGTCCTCGCCGCCTACCAGACGATCGACGCGATCCCCGACGATCCCACCCGCTGGACCGTCAACGTGCGCGGCCGCGAACGCCTCGCCGCCACCCTGAGCGCGCGCCGCCACGAGGCGCTGCTCTACAAGACCCTGGCCACCCTGCGCACCGACGCGCCACTCGCCGAGTCGCTCGACGACCTGCGCTGGCGCGGCATTCCCCGTCGCGCCTTCCGCGATCTCTGCGACCGCCTCGGCCTCGGCGCATTCGCGACCAGCGACGTGCGTTGGATTGACGACTGA